Proteins encoded in a region of the Isosphaeraceae bacterium EP7 genome:
- a CDS encoding GNAT family N-acetyltransferase — MKAPEPGVRLPFRRGPVEFSVGSEADHEAVYQSLLHVFHGPDRESFLGALNDPVYQPYQRLLAKVDGRVVSHVHLTERIIRYGSSTLPMNGVMWVGTLPEYRGLGFAQNLMRLAATRAKESGVAVQALTTGMPQFYRPLGWGVCGRVTFAQTLSRNLPAVSDGIADGKGGPWQVRPWRQVELSNLIRLYDAQYAHTTGAVLRSEDYWRWIIGRKYAHVIWVACQGEEVRGYAFVKDHRVLEIASDPAHPQALRALLGRVRAEALERAYPEVVVYAPADHPVIDAFRAASGKLVDQEDWENSVSMYRTVSPDTFLKAALPELTRRAKAASSHFPMELGLTVDDKRWMLHLTEEGSRVEPEKSSRRYLTLTTSAFTRLVMGHTGIDRAIAEDGVEASTGTAVDAARVLFPVAPIWRSPLDSATA, encoded by the coding sequence ATGAAAGCACCCGAGCCGGGCGTCCGGCTGCCCTTCCGCCGAGGTCCCGTCGAGTTCAGCGTCGGCTCCGAGGCGGATCATGAGGCAGTCTACCAATCGCTCCTCCACGTCTTCCACGGGCCAGACCGGGAGTCGTTCCTTGGCGCACTGAATGACCCCGTCTATCAGCCCTATCAACGCCTCCTGGCCAAGGTCGACGGCCGCGTCGTCAGCCATGTCCACCTGACCGAGCGGATCATCCGCTATGGCTCGTCCACGCTGCCGATGAACGGGGTCATGTGGGTCGGCACCCTCCCCGAGTATCGAGGCCTGGGGTTCGCGCAGAACTTGATGCGGCTGGCGGCGACTCGGGCCAAGGAGTCGGGTGTCGCGGTCCAGGCCCTGACCACGGGCATGCCGCAGTTCTACCGCCCTCTCGGCTGGGGTGTCTGCGGTCGGGTGACCTTCGCACAGACGCTCAGTCGTAACCTTCCGGCGGTCTCCGACGGGATCGCCGACGGGAAGGGAGGCCCCTGGCAGGTCCGCCCCTGGCGCCAGGTCGAGCTGAGTAATCTGATCCGGCTCTATGATGCCCAGTACGCCCACACGACTGGGGCCGTCCTGCGATCCGAAGACTATTGGCGCTGGATCATCGGCCGGAAATATGCCCATGTCATCTGGGTCGCCTGCCAGGGTGAGGAAGTCCGGGGCTATGCGTTCGTGAAGGACCACCGGGTCCTGGAGATTGCATCCGACCCGGCGCACCCCCAGGCACTTCGCGCCCTGCTCGGGCGGGTCCGCGCAGAAGCCCTCGAACGCGCCTATCCCGAGGTGGTCGTCTACGCCCCGGCCGACCATCCTGTGATCGACGCCTTCCGGGCGGCGTCCGGAAAGCTGGTCGACCAGGAAGACTGGGAAAATTCGGTCTCGATGTATCGGACCGTCTCCCCGGACACCTTCCTCAAGGCGGCCCTTCCCGAGCTGACCAGGCGTGCGAAGGCTGCCTCGTCCCACTTCCCGATGGAGCTGGGGCTGACGGTCGACGACAAGCGATGGATGCTCCACCTGACCGAGGAGGGGAGCCGGGTCGAGCCCGAGAAATCGAGCCGCCGCTATCTGACTCTCACCACGTCGGCCTTCACCCGCCTTGTGATGGGCCACACCGGGATTGACCGGGCCATCGCCGAGGACGGTGTCGAGGCCTCGACCGGGACGGCCGTCGATGCCGCGAGGGTGCTCTTCCCCGTGGCTCCCATCTGGCGGAGCCCGCTCGATAGTGCAACGGCCTGA
- a CDS encoding glycosyltransferase family 2 protein, with translation MRLLTAIPVYNEEAHLAPVLAEVLRYVDDVLVVDDGSSDGTPERLAEFPGVKVVRHPVNQGYGAGLRSAFKYTLEHGYDGLVTLDCDGQHEPRRIPDIAAPLANFDVVSGSRYLQVFDPGQRPPEARRKINVEVTRWLNECLNLNLTDAFCGFKAYRASALAKFDITDLGYAMPLQAWVQMVEHGMSVVEVPVELIYLDENRAFGGALDDAEFRLNHYRSVFQEAMQRAGLEVGGGCR, from the coding sequence ATGCGCCTGCTCACCGCGATCCCCGTCTACAACGAAGAGGCACACCTCGCGCCTGTGCTGGCCGAGGTTCTGAGATACGTCGACGACGTCCTCGTCGTCGACGACGGCTCCTCCGATGGTACGCCCGAACGGCTGGCCGAGTTTCCCGGGGTTAAGGTCGTCCGCCACCCGGTCAACCAGGGCTACGGCGCCGGGCTGCGGAGCGCCTTCAAGTACACGCTCGAGCATGGATACGATGGCCTCGTCACGCTCGACTGCGATGGCCAGCACGAGCCGAGGCGGATCCCCGACATCGCGGCCCCGCTCGCCAACTTCGACGTCGTCTCCGGCAGCCGCTACCTACAGGTCTTCGACCCCGGCCAGAGGCCGCCCGAGGCACGCAGGAAGATCAACGTCGAGGTCACGCGCTGGCTCAATGAGTGCCTCAACCTGAACCTGACCGACGCCTTCTGTGGGTTCAAGGCCTACCGGGCGAGCGCCCTGGCCAAGTTCGACATCACCGATTTGGGCTACGCCATGCCCTTGCAGGCCTGGGTGCAGATGGTCGAGCACGGCATGTCCGTCGTCGAGGTGCCGGTCGAATTGATCTACCTCGACGAGAACCGGGCCTTCGGCGGCGCATTGGACGATGCCGAATTTCGCCTGAACCACTATCGGTCGGTGTTCCAGGAAGCCATGCAGCGTGCGGGTCTTGAAGTGGGCGGGGGGTGTCGTTGA
- a CDS encoding DUF2752 domain-containing protein — protein MSHPTCDSHLLGGWCRGALAAAALGLIAVLAVARLVEPDPRGYGTHERLGLSPCAFLTLTGKPCPSCGMTTSFAWFARGRLDRAFSANAAGVLLAPTCLVIVPWLLASALRGRPWGTRTVAEPLVRLVVAIAAISLLAWTIRILRTT, from the coding sequence ATGAGTCATCCCACCTGCGATTCGCATCTACTGGGCGGTTGGTGCCGAGGGGCCCTCGCAGCGGCGGCCCTGGGCCTGATCGCCGTGCTGGCCGTGGCCCGACTTGTCGAGCCCGACCCGCGCGGATATGGCACCCATGAGCGGCTCGGACTCTCGCCGTGCGCCTTCCTGACCCTGACTGGCAAGCCCTGCCCGTCGTGCGGGATGACCACGTCGTTCGCCTGGTTCGCCCGGGGGCGTCTCGACCGAGCCTTCTCGGCCAACGCGGCCGGGGTCCTGCTCGCCCCGACCTGCCTGGTGATCGTCCCCTGGCTCCTAGCGTCGGCCCTGCGGGGCAGGCCTTGGGGCACCCGGACCGTGGCGGAGCCGCTCGTCCGGCTGGTGGTGGCCATCGCGGCGATCAGCCTGCTGGCCTGGACCATTCGAATCCTACGAACGACCTGA